From one Nitrospirota bacterium genomic stretch:
- a CDS encoding TVP38/TMEM64 family protein: MHKTIFKRILIIAVIAGIVVAFKIFNLGEYFTLSYIKASQHRFEILYSEHQFLVIGGYMLIYILVTSLSLPGAVVMTLAGGVLFGLLMGTIVVSFASTIGATLACVVSRFILRDWVQGKFGDKLATVNEGIKKEGVFYLFTLRLIPVFPFWLINLVMGLTRMPLKTFYLVSQAGMLPGTIVYVNAGKELAGIDSLSGILSPKLILSFVFLGLFPIITKKLVAFYKSRKSGNTIPRE, encoded by the coding sequence ATGCATAAAACAATCTTCAAGAGGATACTTATCATTGCGGTTATTGCAGGCATTGTTGTCGCGTTCAAGATCTTCAACCTTGGAGAATATTTCACCCTTTCCTATATAAAAGCATCTCAGCACAGATTTGAAATCCTTTATAGTGAACATCAGTTCCTTGTAATCGGCGGGTACATGCTGATTTACATCCTTGTGACATCATTGTCTCTGCCCGGTGCGGTAGTAATGACCCTAGCAGGGGGAGTGCTCTTCGGGTTGTTGATGGGGACCATTGTCGTTTCCTTTGCAAGCACCATAGGCGCAACGCTGGCATGCGTTGTATCGAGGTTCATCCTGCGTGATTGGGTGCAGGGAAAATTCGGCGACAAACTTGCCACAGTAAATGAAGGGATCAAAAAAGAGGGAGTATTTTACCTGTTCACCCTCCGCCTTATCCCTGTCTTTCCTTTCTGGCTTATCAACCTTGTAATGGGACTCACGAGGATGCCTTTGAAGACCTTCTATCTGGTTTCACAGGCGGGAATGCTGCCCGGGACCATAGTATACGTAAATGCAGGAAAAGAACTGGCGGGGATCGATTCTCTTTCCGGAATACTTTCACCCAAGCTGATTCTTTCGTTTGTGTTTCTCGGACTTTTTCCGATCATCACGAAGAAATTGGTTGCTTTTTACAAATCCAGAAAATCCGGGAATACTATCCCGCGGGAATAG